The Triticum aestivum cultivar Chinese Spring chromosome 7B, IWGSC CS RefSeq v2.1, whole genome shotgun sequence genome window below encodes:
- the LOC123157625 gene encoding uncharacterized protein → MAAVSRAQADDESGKPPMRLPISSGNVPTTISSQSNENVNITGCDDEDRSSAAEDLTVQIMVSEEDGYALNDIRESATGTSTYLHSVTNGTDKGHRVGPATKKLCDDILAKSRHRDGSIYSDVDLLWWKKEYRIADRNESRLEAMSLSDPTDCVVRDGTCMTHDPFSMLQFYSVELAEIPVDGGLVELYGYIAVRDDIDSLLNYVINISRDDPIVVEEGSLINMTGPKRGIDMADSVLIEHDMRIKAGEEEKDDIQLIDGASLIAHEGKWDQPFTFRIPGDGGAVDIILSCLLYAVEATVEVLISEVQSSFNLSVGCLSSGFNEEIRLFDGAVAESCSLKRSVVAVLKNSSIDLKFKVAALSSSSDHQHCCSFKAKTHGHDNQEIKNDFVIISVKLTWSTLPGSFSG, encoded by the exons ATGGCCGCCGTCAGTCGAGCACAAGCAGATGATGAGTCCGGTAAACCACCCATGCGACTGCCCATCTCTTCTGGTAACGTTCCTACTACTATTTCTTCCCAGAGCAACGAGAATGTTAACATCACCGGTTGTGACGACGAAGATCGGAGCAGCGCAGCCGAGGATCTCACGGTTCAAATCATGGTCAGCGAGGAGGATGGATATGCCCTGAATGATATTCGTGAGAGCG CTACTGGCACTAGCACATATCTCCATAGCGTGACCAACGGCACAGATAAGGGGCACCGTGTAGGACCAGCTACAAAAAAACTTTGTGATGATATTCTCGCAAAAAGCAGACATCGTGATGGTTCTATATACAGTGATGTGGATTTACTTTGGTGGAAGAAAGAGTACCGTATTGCCGACCGTAACGAGAGCCGGCTCGAGGCGATGTCATTGTCGGATCCCACGGATTGTGTCGTCCGTGATGGAACTTGCATGACTCATGATCCTTTTAGCATGCTGCAATTTTACTCGGTGGAGTTGGCTGAAATTCCCGTGGATGGTGGCTTAGTAGAGCTGTATGGGTACATAGCGGTGCGGGATGATATCGATTCATTGCTTAATTATGTCATCAATATCAGCAGGGATGATCCCATCGTTGTGGAGGAGGGTTCTCTTATCAACATGACTGGCCCTAAGCGAGGGATAGATATGGCGGATAGTGTTCTAATTGAACATGACATGAGGATCAAGGCaggtgaagaagaaaaagatgaCATACAATTGATCGATGGTGCATCACTCATAGCCCACGAAGGCAAATGGGATCAGCCATTCACATTTCGCATTCCCGGTGATGGTGGTGCGGTTGACATAATTTTATCATGTCTTTTATATGCAGTTGAGGCGACTGTAGAGGTTCTTATCTCGGAAGTGCAAAGCAGTTTCAATTTGTCTGTCGGATGTTTAAGCAGTGGGTTTAATGAGGAAATCCGGCTCTTTGACGGTGCGGTTGCTGAATCATGTAGCTTAAAGAGGTCTGTGGTTGCTGTATTGAAAAATTCTTCGATAGATTTGAAGTTCAAGGTTGCTGCACTGTCATCCAGTTCTGACCACCAACATTGTTGTTCTTTCAAGGCTAAAACCCATGGGCATGATAATCAAGAAATAAAGAATGATTTTGTGATAATCTCGGTGAAGTTGACTTGGTCAACGTTGCCTGGTAGCTTTTCTGGCTAA
- the LOC123162687 gene encoding uncharacterized protein: MNSKINLWYYHLNFTARAKGDDEFHSGIVNLFFAEVARIGGAYKDFVLSCFYMLKPNDNGHCRGCTYNKRVNLKHPNDADEYSGGHLDSYLPYGGDNTIQDSGSDENFDAEEEARLQAKEEARVKRIYGCFDDPSFLEQMRRRFKDHPRAETVFQLKKETKSSECNTISGPAGCSGRLK; the protein is encoded by the exons ATGAACTCCAAGATCAATTTGTGGTACTATCATCTCAATTTCACCGCAAGGGCTAAAGGAGACGATGAATTTCACAGTGGCATCGTAAATTTGTTCTTTGCCGAAGTCGCGCGTATCGGAGGAGCATATAAGGATTTTGTGCTCAGCTGTTTCTACATGCTTAAACCTAATGATAATG GTCACTGCCGTGGTTGTACATATAACAAAAGGGTTAACTTGAAGCACCCTAATGACGCTGATGAATATTCTGGGGGTCACTTGGATTCATATTTGCCTTATGGTGGTGACAATACTATACAAGATAGCGGCTCTGATGAGAAT TTCGATGCGGAGGAGGAAGCTAGGCTTCAAGCTAAGGAGGAGGCTAGGGTAAAACGTATATACGGG TGCTTTGATGATCCAAGCTTTTTGGAGCAAATGAGAAGGCGTTTCAAAGATCATCCGCGTGCTGAAACAGTTTTTCAGCTAAAAAAAGAGACAAAATCCTCAGAATGCAACACCATTAGTGGACCAGCAGGGTGCAGTGGAAGACTGAAGTGA